A single window of Leptospira semungkisensis DNA harbors:
- a CDS encoding acylphosphatase yields MAAKNDTRAKIRIRGTVQGVGFRYFVLQRAQECRLKGYTMNLPTGEVEVVVEGDKLFIEDLYKAVQRGPSKAKVTEATIQWEEAKGSFRTFEIKR; encoded by the coding sequence ATGGCTGCAAAAAATGATACTAGGGCAAAAATCCGGATCAGAGGAACCGTACAAGGGGTAGGATTTCGATATTTTGTCCTACAAAGAGCCCAAGAATGCCGTTTAAAAGGCTACACGATGAACCTACCGACAGGAGAAGTCGAAGTGGTCGTCGAAGGTGATAAGCTTTTTATCGAAGATCTCTACAAAGCAGTGCAAAGAGGCCCTTCAAAAGCAAAAGTAACCGAAGCCACAATCCAATGGGAAGAGGCAAAAGGCTCTTTTAGAACATTCGAAATTAAACGTTAA
- a CDS encoding bacitracin resistance protein BacA, translating to MNQPEFYTPPLGPPSPNPKLHTLFQTLGEAKIRELVASFYSKIPSSEIAWMFPENLEESISKSADFLVQALGGPAYYVQKYGPPRMRARHLPFPIDEKARRVWLSCYRKSIKEWEAGEEEKEILWKFLEDFSAWMVNKASSID from the coding sequence ATGAACCAACCTGAATTCTATACTCCTCCGTTAGGACCCCCTTCACCGAATCCGAAGCTTCATACTTTATTCCAAACGTTAGGTGAGGCTAAAATTAGAGAACTGGTCGCTTCCTTTTACTCAAAGATCCCATCCAGCGAGATCGCCTGGATGTTTCCTGAAAATCTAGAAGAGAGCATCAGTAAGTCAGCGGATTTTTTGGTCCAGGCCTTAGGCGGACCTGCTTACTACGTTCAAAAATACGGACCTCCCAGAATGAGAGCAAGACATCTACCCTTCCCCATTGATGAGAAGGCGAGAAGAGTTTGGTTGTCCTGCTATCGAAAATCGATCAAGGAATGGGAAGCTGGAGAAGAGGAGAAAGAAATTCTTTGGAAGTTTTTAGAGGATTTCTCCGCGTGGATGGTAAATAAGGCTTCTTCTATCGACTAA
- a CDS encoding RNA pyrophosphohydrolase produces MEKPYRKNVGMVVFNSKGEVLVGERLNFKGSWQFPQGGIDDGEDPKTAAERELYEEVGVKTAEIIYEYPTWIEYDFPESLKLSSNLKKYKGQTQKWYLMHWDGKAEDCDLDIHEREFEVVRFIPFQDCLSTVVSFKRDVYEKLLVEFEPKIRTYLANR; encoded by the coding sequence ATGGAAAAGCCTTATAGAAAGAACGTAGGAATGGTGGTCTTTAACTCTAAAGGAGAGGTCTTGGTAGGAGAGCGCTTGAATTTCAAAGGCTCTTGGCAGTTTCCCCAAGGTGGGATCGACGATGGAGAAGATCCAAAGACTGCAGCCGAAAGAGAACTATATGAAGAAGTCGGTGTTAAAACAGCCGAGATCATCTATGAATATCCGACTTGGATCGAGTATGACTTTCCGGAGAGCTTGAAGCTGAGCTCTAATCTAAAGAAATACAAGGGCCAAACTCAGAAATGGTATCTAATGCATTGGGATGGCAAGGCCGAGGACTGCGATCTAGATATTCATGAAAGAGAGTTTGAAGTAGTTCGATTCATTCCTTTTCAAGATTGTCTCTCGACCGTGGTCTCGTTCAAGAGAGATGTGTATGAGAAGCTCTTGGTTGAATTCGAACCTAAGATCCGTACTTACTTGGCAAACCGATAA
- a CDS encoding SET domain-containing protein-lysine N-methyltransferase, with the protein MSVRLKVRGTQILTEEDFVIRESNIPGIGMGLFPKETLIKGDTVGFYTGRVLDDRLANSAKYCESKYLLWICKDHWIYGEGKESNYTRYINHSTKPNVRLVVSTRWKTARFEAMRKIKAGEELFFDYGDEYWIHLDVSPLERN; encoded by the coding sequence ATGTCGGTCAGATTGAAAGTTCGCGGAACCCAAATACTAACGGAAGAGGATTTTGTAATCAGAGAATCTAATATACCCGGAATCGGAATGGGATTATTTCCAAAGGAAACTCTGATCAAAGGCGATACGGTAGGATTTTATACTGGCCGGGTCCTAGACGATAGATTAGCCAATTCAGCAAAATATTGTGAATCTAAGTATCTTCTCTGGATATGCAAGGATCATTGGATCTATGGAGAAGGTAAAGAGTCCAATTATACCCGTTATATTAATCATAGTACTAAGCCAAATGTCCGACTCGTCGTTTCCACTCGTTGGAAGACAGCAAGGTTCGAAGCAATGCGTAAGATCAAAGCTGGCGAAGAGTTATTCTTCGATTACGGTGACGAGTACTGGATCCATTTGGATGTTTCTCCGTTAGAACGTAACTAA
- a CDS encoding ATP-binding protein translates to MAVPYSANDIKDKRRSVYISHKALPYWTWVLPLLLFHLATRISLAFQVDTGVSISYLPIPVGIVLCFWWGPARVLPAMYANAIFSASLWGLHDVIEYPVYCIWEVLAVGISWLFFIEWRKGKPWLPDLRETVRFVLWVAFPASFCNGFLVAWGLVFFGDLPWDHLFISSLQGVVATLYDTLSFSVPALLWFTPWMESKGWSKTNGAWTERNDANWDRNRFINLNKRKLFEIISVFLFCGIFGRLIPSIEYWFVFGLFVLWAALRFGITLALIANIWVQVVTLILPFLLGEIDSFKGSKGGHDLVLLVDLAILCVVALITGRATSDTRKELHKRRRIEARLISSREQYRKFFEENLSANFIADGSGNLLAANASFIKMFGFETQAEAVSKGLSDLFPSYDDYSLFLQKIQIGSQLESHEEFFLDKSGVPVHTTGNYFASLNKSGKIDTIRGYLLDDTLRRKLENQLVESKKLETIGTLAGGIAHDFNNILQIISGYATRMELGTLQPSSLVDVSRSINAAAGRGAIIVRRLLSLARKGGGIFKTIDINQLVSDIVDLLLPTFSENIHFKKELREGSSLILGDSSQLEQVLINLCLNAKDALPDGGEIMIRSFAVKGTTIRDSFPLSESTEYICLEVSDNGEGMSEETKKRIFEPFFTTKNKTQGSGLGMSMVYGIMQTHEGMIQVSSEPGKGTSIRLFFPITRPSSLLHS, encoded by the coding sequence ATGGCGGTTCCTTATTCTGCAAACGACATAAAAGATAAGAGAAGATCCGTCTATATTTCGCATAAGGCATTGCCTTACTGGACTTGGGTCCTTCCTCTTTTACTCTTTCATCTTGCTACCCGGATATCTTTGGCCTTTCAAGTAGATACGGGAGTGTCGATCTCTTATTTACCCATCCCTGTCGGTATCGTGTTATGTTTTTGGTGGGGGCCTGCGAGAGTTCTTCCCGCAATGTACGCCAACGCGATTTTCTCCGCAAGTCTTTGGGGACTACATGACGTTATCGAATATCCTGTGTATTGTATCTGGGAAGTGTTGGCAGTCGGAATTTCCTGGCTCTTCTTTATAGAATGGAGAAAGGGAAAGCCCTGGTTACCGGATCTAAGAGAAACAGTTCGCTTCGTACTATGGGTTGCATTTCCCGCTTCTTTTTGCAATGGGTTCTTAGTTGCTTGGGGTCTTGTATTTTTCGGGGATCTGCCTTGGGATCATTTATTTATATCGAGTCTACAGGGAGTAGTCGCTACCTTATATGATACATTAAGTTTTTCTGTTCCAGCATTGCTATGGTTTACTCCTTGGATGGAATCTAAGGGCTGGAGCAAGACTAACGGAGCCTGGACGGAAAGAAACGACGCGAACTGGGATAGAAATCGTTTTATCAACTTAAATAAAAGAAAATTATTCGAGATCATCTCTGTGTTCTTATTCTGTGGGATCTTTGGCAGATTGATCCCTTCTATAGAATATTGGTTTGTATTCGGTCTATTCGTACTCTGGGCCGCGTTAAGGTTCGGGATCACTCTTGCATTGATCGCAAATATTTGGGTGCAAGTAGTGACATTGATCCTTCCTTTCTTATTGGGAGAGATCGATAGTTTTAAAGGATCCAAAGGAGGGCACGACCTAGTCTTATTAGTGGATCTTGCCATCTTGTGCGTGGTTGCTTTGATTACAGGAAGAGCAACTAGCGATACAAGAAAAGAATTACATAAGAGAAGAAGAATAGAAGCAAGATTGATCTCTAGCAGAGAGCAATACAGAAAGTTCTTCGAAGAAAATCTTTCTGCGAATTTCATAGCGGACGGCAGCGGTAATTTATTAGCCGCAAACGCTTCCTTCATAAAAATGTTCGGATTCGAGACCCAAGCAGAGGCAGTATCCAAGGGACTCTCGGATCTATTTCCTTCTTACGATGATTACTCTTTGTTTTTACAGAAGATCCAGATAGGTTCTCAGTTAGAATCTCACGAGGAATTCTTTTTGGACAAGAGCGGAGTTCCTGTTCATACAACTGGAAACTATTTTGCGAGTTTGAACAAATCTGGAAAAATAGATACAATCCGAGGTTATCTATTGGATGATACTCTTCGCAGAAAATTGGAGAACCAATTGGTCGAGTCCAAAAAATTGGAAACGATAGGAACTCTGGCAGGAGGGATCGCGCACGATTTTAATAATATTCTTCAGATCATATCCGGATATGCGACTCGCATGGAACTCGGGACCCTGCAGCCTTCTTCTCTTGTAGATGTATCTAGATCCATCAATGCCGCCGCGGGGCGAGGAGCTATTATAGTACGTAGACTTCTTTCTTTGGCACGTAAAGGCGGAGGAATTTTCAAAACCATAGATATCAACCAGCTCGTAAGCGATATCGTGGATCTGCTTCTTCCCACATTCTCGGAAAATATTCATTTCAAAAAGGAATTGAGAGAAGGATCCTCTCTGATCCTAGGAGACTCTTCTCAGTTAGAGCAGGTGTTGATCAATCTCTGTCTCAATGCAAAGGATGCTTTGCCGGATGGAGGAGAAATTATGATCCGAAGCTTTGCGGTTAAAGGAACTACGATACGAGATTCTTTTCCGCTGTCCGAATCCACAGAATATATTTGCTTAGAGGTTTCGGATAACGGAGAAGGAATGAGCGAGGAGACTAAGAAAAGGATCTTCGAGCCTTTCTTTACCACCAAGAATAAGACGCAAGGAAGCGGATTGGGAATGTCCATGGTTTACGGGATTATGCAAACACATGAAGGAATGATCCAAGTTAGCTCCGAGCCCGGCAAGGGCACAAGTATACGTTTATTTTTTCCGATTACGCGGCCTTCTTCTCTCTTGCATTCTTGA
- a CDS encoding alpha/beta hydrolase → MKYLWKAAKFALHCQLPTPPKVSEKEIQIEIKGGSIPAILYTPKGKSCGTILAVNGLAYLGNKDPRFAIVCQSAAAIGYTVISPLLVEVTEFRIVKETVDRIKEMILWLSSHSEYCPTQKISYLAPSFSGSMGLIAASDPEVGKKIASILTIGAYCDVQTTLDYVMTSEEGDEYGRMILLYNFIKFALRSENSELEHALKACVLDGSFSRDTVELPKVLESIKPENKEVFIKLREDKNFRENIWKQILENAGSKSSFLTELQVKDKLHLLNCPVSIVHGVGDNVVPSQEARIMKDHLPKKKAKLVLTPLISHGDVGISISQVPAIYQLIQGFAFFFKNAREKKAA, encoded by the coding sequence ATGAAATATTTATGGAAGGCAGCGAAATTCGCTCTCCATTGCCAATTACCGACTCCTCCGAAAGTATCCGAGAAGGAGATCCAAATCGAGATCAAAGGCGGTTCTATTCCCGCTATTTTATATACCCCCAAAGGAAAATCCTGCGGAACCATCCTTGCAGTCAATGGCCTAGCCTATCTCGGAAATAAGGACCCTAGATTTGCAATTGTTTGCCAATCTGCGGCCGCCATCGGATACACAGTCATCTCTCCTTTACTGGTGGAAGTAACCGAGTTCAGGATCGTAAAAGAGACAGTAGATAGGATCAAGGAAATGATCCTTTGGCTCTCTTCTCATTCAGAATATTGTCCGACTCAAAAGATCTCCTACCTTGCTCCTTCCTTTTCCGGAAGCATGGGCCTCATTGCAGCCTCCGATCCGGAAGTAGGGAAGAAGATCGCATCTATACTTACGATCGGCGCCTATTGCGATGTGCAAACTACTCTGGACTATGTAATGACTTCCGAAGAAGGGGACGAATACGGAAGAATGATATTACTTTATAATTTCATAAAGTTTGCACTTCGTTCCGAGAATTCCGAACTGGAACACGCGCTCAAGGCATGCGTATTAGATGGAAGTTTTTCCCGTGATACGGTTGAGCTACCTAAAGTATTAGAAAGCATCAAACCGGAAAACAAAGAAGTCTTTATCAAACTGAGAGAAGATAAGAATTTTAGAGAAAATATTTGGAAACAGATCCTAGAAAACGCAGGAAGCAAGAGTTCTTTCTTAACTGAACTGCAAGTAAAGGACAAACTGCATCTTTTAAACTGTCCTGTTTCCATAGTGCATGGAGTCGGAGACAATGTAGTTCCTTCTCAAGAAGCAAGGATTATGAAGGATCATCTTCCAAAGAAAAAAGCAAAATTAGTACTTACTCCTTTGATCTCTCACGGAGACGTAGGAATTTCTATCTCACAGGTTCCGGCGATCTATCAGTTGATCCAGGGCTTTGCATTCTTCTTCAAGAATGCAAGAGAGAAGAAGGCCGCGTAA
- a CDS encoding tyrosine-type recombinase/integrase, which yields MKKERKAKIFNTKSSALSKEEIRVLLNASKTHENHYLWFRMLYSFGLQVAELVSLRVGDVDWESHRVRIHHSQKLNARNPLIPISLRRDLWFASQGKQYEDFLCSGRSGRVHPRTIQKMFTKLGDMTGVPVSVIRLRRSLASHLMEAGWDHESIREQLGLSSRKSLRDLVGEKPETRSGKIFPLEDIQGSAA from the coding sequence ATGAAAAAAGAAAGAAAAGCCAAGATTTTCAATACAAAGTCCAGCGCGCTAAGCAAGGAAGAGATCCGAGTCTTATTGAACGCCTCAAAGACTCATGAGAATCATTATCTCTGGTTCAGAATGTTGTACTCTTTCGGATTGCAGGTGGCGGAGCTGGTCTCCCTGAGAGTAGGGGACGTGGATTGGGAAAGTCATCGGGTGCGTATCCATCATTCCCAAAAACTGAATGCTAGAAATCCTCTGATCCCGATTTCGTTGCGTAGAGATCTCTGGTTCGCTTCTCAGGGAAAGCAATATGAGGACTTTCTATGCTCCGGAAGATCGGGTAGGGTTCATCCTAGGACCATCCAGAAAATGTTCACGAAACTTGGGGATATGACCGGAGTTCCGGTAAGCGTAATTCGTCTTAGGAGATCGCTTGCTTCTCATTTAATGGAGGCGGGTTGGGACCACGAAAGTATTCGGGAGCAGCTCGGACTGTCCTCCCGAAAGTCACTCAGGGATTTAGTGGGCGAAAAACCGGAGACTCGATCTGGCAAGATATTTCCTTTGGAAGATATCCAGGGTTCGGCCGCTTAA
- a CDS encoding STAS domain-containing protein encodes MEIKTKKVGKHTLVQLDGRLDITHSDEVEAKLLDDVQAGQGDIVINLQNISYISSSGIRIFVGMVRELEKQNRKLKLCNITPNVKKVFDVVELLDLFEVYETEQEALATLK; translated from the coding sequence TTGGAAATCAAAACTAAAAAAGTGGGTAAGCATACCCTAGTTCAATTAGACGGCAGGCTGGATATCACCCACTCGGACGAGGTAGAAGCAAAACTTCTAGACGATGTTCAAGCCGGCCAAGGTGATATCGTTATTAACTTGCAGAATATTTCCTATATCTCTTCTTCCGGAATCAGAATATTCGTAGGAATGGTTCGTGAATTAGAGAAGCAAAACCGAAAACTAAAACTCTGCAATATCACGCCTAACGTGAAAAAAGTTTTCGATGTGGTAGAACTCTTGGATCTGTTCGAAGTTTACGAAACCGAACAAGAAGCACTAGCTACTTTAAAATAG
- a CDS encoding ArnT family glycosyltransferase translates to MESPSKSVRNFQFSELQGLVCLGAFSLLYLLLFRVSGLEFPPVWPDEVLFYSPSLDFAKNGTFRTDVLEGLVKGMEVQTLWMPPIFFISNGWVLRFFGEGLEILRIFAAIISLGSVWIFWFLLKTFDFSPGARLGASLLLISDLLFLRVGWTARMEALCLFWALFSLYILARRARPENFLPLQQWEAFLSGFFLGLSFLSHPFGAIFGIPALILIHQAKAWRAWMFWLGGLVPILAWGIWIHPHWDIFLYQFGAQFGRKKDLFQSFSPLTKIKVLLGGYESPGLRLFFYIALGLGLWVFRKEILEKFRTTFFFSCWTISILFFLILSTEYYYVMYLCVPLSALGGFFFERIKSRRVQFIAAILVFSNIAILVNAYKRIGFANSDFDLRERLYESLSQELKGSKKIYLQAIPDPYFQIRKARPDLQVLEFIPGELPIPKEDFIQTLDSIDTFVFSDRQKRNEHVQAYLEGNASRFKKIRISAEPSTLRKVASVEAEVYRRR, encoded by the coding sequence ATGGAGTCCCCCTCAAAATCCGTTCGCAACTTTCAATTTTCGGAATTACAAGGCCTTGTTTGTCTCGGGGCCTTCTCTCTTCTTTATCTTCTTTTGTTTCGGGTTTCGGGACTAGAATTCCCACCTGTTTGGCCGGACGAAGTCTTATTCTATTCTCCTTCTCTCGACTTTGCTAAGAATGGGACCTTCCGAACGGATGTGCTGGAAGGTTTAGTAAAGGGAATGGAAGTCCAAACTCTTTGGATGCCTCCCATATTCTTTATCTCGAACGGTTGGGTGCTTCGATTCTTTGGAGAAGGGTTAGAAATACTCAGGATCTTTGCTGCGATCATTTCTCTTGGGAGCGTTTGGATCTTTTGGTTCTTACTAAAGACATTCGACTTCTCGCCTGGCGCAAGATTAGGAGCCTCCTTGCTTTTGATCTCGGATCTACTTTTTTTAAGAGTAGGTTGGACAGCAAGAATGGAAGCTCTCTGCCTCTTCTGGGCTTTATTCTCCTTGTACATTTTGGCAAGAAGAGCAAGACCGGAAAACTTTCTGCCATTACAACAATGGGAAGCGTTTCTCTCCGGTTTCTTCTTGGGACTTTCTTTCTTATCTCATCCTTTTGGAGCCATCTTCGGAATTCCTGCGCTTATACTAATCCATCAAGCCAAGGCATGGAGAGCATGGATGTTTTGGTTGGGAGGCTTGGTTCCGATCCTTGCTTGGGGAATTTGGATCCATCCTCACTGGGATATTTTTCTGTATCAATTCGGTGCTCAATTCGGAAGAAAGAAGGATCTATTCCAATCCTTCTCTCCTCTTACTAAGATCAAAGTATTGTTAGGTGGATACGAATCACCTGGATTGAGATTATTCTTTTATATAGCTCTTGGCTTGGGGCTCTGGGTATTCCGAAAAGAGATCTTGGAAAAATTCAGAACTACCTTTTTCTTTTCTTGTTGGACTATCTCTATTTTATTCTTTCTTATACTCTCTACGGAATACTATTACGTAATGTATCTCTGCGTTCCTTTGTCCGCATTGGGTGGATTCTTTTTTGAAAGGATCAAAAGCAGAAGAGTGCAATTCATCGCGGCTATTTTAGTTTTTTCAAATATTGCGATATTAGTAAATGCGTATAAAAGGATCGGTTTTGCGAATTCCGATTTTGATCTGAGAGAAAGACTTTATGAATCCTTGAGCCAAGAATTAAAGGGTTCTAAAAAGATATATTTGCAGGCAATTCCAGATCCTTATTTTCAGATCAGAAAAGCTCGCCCTGATTTGCAGGTATTGGAATTTATCCCGGGAGAATTGCCCATCCCGAAAGAAGATTTTATCCAGACCTTGGATTCTATAGATACATTCGTTTTCTCGGATCGCCAGAAAAGAAATGAACATGTGCAGGCCTATCTAGAAGGGAATGCATCCAGATTTAAAAAGATCAGGATCAGTGCGGAGCCTTCTACTCTCAGAAAGGTCGCTAGCGTAGAAGCAGAAGTCTATCGTAGGCGTTAG
- a CDS encoding SGNH/GDSL hydrolase family protein, producing the protein MSRAWLLALLLFSFTHCYSQKDTNSISSLLPNMDPIPVTVLGDSLCERSQAFGLREGLGSNFEITEACVSLRGVADWLPQLNLALVNTPKLIIIELGLNDLLYHSDQSFSGNYNTMLSDLQSKSSALIMVTVLPPTNASYRTDILQMNVFLKSLGSSYPIADMETPFLQTETKIELYPTDDPIHPDPAGYSIMKTVYMTEVAKLFGL; encoded by the coding sequence ATGAGTAGAGCCTGGCTTCTCGCACTACTTCTATTCTCTTTTACTCATTGTTATTCACAGAAAGATACAAATTCTATTTCTTCTCTTCTTCCGAATATGGATCCAATCCCGGTGACTGTGCTTGGAGATTCTCTCTGTGAAAGATCTCAGGCTTTCGGTTTGCGGGAAGGCTTGGGTTCTAATTTTGAAATTACCGAGGCTTGTGTATCTCTTAGAGGGGTAGCGGATTGGCTTCCTCAATTGAATTTGGCCTTGGTAAACACTCCTAAATTGATCATCATAGAACTAGGATTGAACGATCTGCTGTATCATTCGGATCAATCTTTTTCAGGAAATTATAATACGATGCTCTCGGATCTTCAGTCCAAATCCAGTGCTCTTATTATGGTGACTGTGCTTCCTCCCACCAATGCATCATATCGGACTGATATTTTGCAAATGAACGTATTTCTAAAGAGCCTGGGGTCTTCGTATCCGATTGCAGATATGGAAACCCCCTTCTTACAAACTGAAACCAAAATAGAATTATATCCTACTGATGATCCGATCCACCCGGATCCAGCAGGATATTCCATTATGAAAACAGTATATATGACAGAAGTAGCTAAGCTATTCGGTCTTTAA
- a CDS encoding acyl-CoA thioesterase encodes MSDSEIVKTPKESAAETRHIVMPDHTNHYGTLFGGTLMAWIDLIAVMVAQRHCGREAVTASVDKLNFLEPVSIGDHVILKASVNYVGRSSLEIGVQVSKENPYTGIVVRATTAYLTFVALDENKKPCAIPKLKPETVDEKRRYENALLRQEAGRNLIKRIRESKASS; translated from the coding sequence ATGTCCGATAGCGAAATCGTAAAAACGCCGAAAGAATCAGCGGCAGAGACCAGACATATCGTAATGCCGGATCATACCAATCATTACGGCACTCTTTTTGGAGGCACTCTCATGGCCTGGATCGATTTGATCGCGGTCATGGTTGCCCAAAGACATTGTGGTAGAGAGGCAGTGACCGCGAGCGTGGATAAATTGAATTTTCTGGAGCCTGTATCGATCGGAGATCATGTGATCTTAAAGGCTTCGGTGAATTACGTTGGGCGCTCTTCTCTCGAGATAGGAGTACAGGTCTCTAAGGAAAATCCATATACCGGCATAGTTGTCCGGGCTACGACTGCATATCTCACTTTCGTAGCCTTGGATGAGAATAAGAAGCCATGCGCGATCCCTAAACTAAAACCGGAAACCGTGGACGAAAAGAGAAGATACGAAAACGCACTTCTCAGACAAGAAGCAGGCCGGAACCTGATCAAGAGAATCCGAGAAAGCAAGGCTTCTTCTTAA
- a CDS encoding arylesterase, which yields MRFYLNSLIFMILCLALPGCSSDLKEIPLKNCSKISGLPGPEDLAVDRASGLLYISSHERRISDQEGKLYYLDLNSNKPEPKLLETNYPKSFRPHGISLLIQGGKQRLYVISHITLYKEHSIEVFERTEAPKGNSKVGKWTHIQTLKDPLITSPNDLFVASENDIFVSNDHGSGGYMTYLFNDIFRMKRAEITHFDGKSWTNLGNPIYYGNGIILVKREDGKEFLYRSDIGSKSVLKFPLTRQAGKITLEEPKVIFLDSAPDNLELDEKGTIYVAAHKSLFQFLKHARNKDTPAPTQVFAIYPDDSIREIYANSGEQIPAASTALTYKERIFISQVFNDFILECGL from the coding sequence ATGCGTTTCTATCTTAATTCCCTGATTTTCATGATTCTATGCTTGGCTCTTCCTGGTTGCTCCAGTGATCTGAAAGAGATTCCTCTTAAAAATTGCTCCAAAATCTCCGGACTCCCAGGTCCAGAAGACCTAGCAGTGGATCGAGCAAGCGGTTTGCTTTATATTTCCTCGCATGAGCGTAGGATTTCCGACCAAGAAGGCAAATTGTACTACTTGGATCTGAATTCGAACAAGCCGGAGCCCAAACTTTTGGAAACGAATTATCCAAAATCGTTTCGACCTCATGGCATAAGCCTCCTCATACAAGGAGGAAAGCAAAGGCTCTACGTTATATCTCATATCACTCTTTATAAAGAGCATTCTATCGAAGTCTTTGAACGCACCGAAGCTCCCAAAGGAAATTCTAAGGTAGGAAAGTGGACTCATATCCAAACTCTGAAAGATCCTCTGATCACAAGTCCGAACGATCTATTCGTAGCTTCTGAGAATGATATCTTCGTTTCTAACGATCACGGCTCAGGCGGATATATGACCTATCTGTTCAACGATATATTCAGAATGAAACGGGCCGAGATCACCCACTTTGACGGAAAGTCTTGGACTAATCTTGGCAATCCTATTTATTACGGGAACGGGATCATCTTAGTAAAGAGAGAAGACGGAAAAGAATTCCTATATAGATCCGATATAGGCAGCAAATCCGTTCTGAAATTCCCACTCACGAGACAGGCAGGAAAGATCACATTAGAAGAGCCTAAAGTGATTTTTCTAGATTCGGCACCGGATAATTTGGAGCTGGATGAAAAGGGAACTATCTATGTTGCCGCTCACAAATCCCTCTTTCAATTCCTGAAGCATGCTCGAAATAAGGATACCCCTGCTCCTACTCAGGTCTTTGCAATCTATCCGGATGATAGTATTCGCGAGATCTATGCAAATTCCGGAGAACAGATCCCTGCTGCAAGTACTGCTCTGACTTATAAAGAAAGGATATTTATTTCTCAGGTGTTCAACGATTTCATTCTGGAATGCGGGCTTTAA
- a CDS encoding LIMLP_16025 family protein, whose translation MDNQKLNDLINAGIGAVQTSKEIFDKLLLDLNEGKEKVEQRFDELKAQGEKDLSESALKFKVPLAWGIVKIEEIRENILKQFLKK comes from the coding sequence ATGGACAACCAAAAGCTGAACGATTTGATCAATGCTGGTATTGGAGCCGTCCAGACTTCGAAAGAAATTTTCGATAAACTTCTCTTAGATCTGAATGAAGGTAAGGAGAAGGTGGAACAGAGATTCGACGAGCTAAAAGCGCAGGGAGAAAAAGACCTGAGCGAGAGCGCGTTGAAGTTCAAAGTTCCTCTGGCTTGGGGAATCGTCAAAATTGAAGAAATTCGGGAGAATATCTTAAAACAATTTTTAAAGAAATAA
- a CDS encoding penicillin-binding transpeptidase domain-containing protein has product MGNLEFLKQKYSPASTFKTYLTLSLLENHTISPDQKMECGDKHIPNSPRSLDLRGALFYSSNEYFEKVFPDLGRKKLDRTLLHIGYIPKTKKGEAISWWTDMQGLKHGGKIRLGPDQIHSHWVRIFRDGYLYPKEILSDWKKSLFWSECKERAANVYGKTGSWEKSFWFQGALVKDENDFVIYTILNRDPSGSRTGTIQRFYELVGCTVPSLE; this is encoded by the coding sequence ATTGGAAATCTCGAATTCCTAAAACAGAAATATTCTCCTGCTTCTACCTTTAAGACCTATCTAACTCTTTCTTTATTAGAAAATCATACGATTTCTCCCGATCAAAAAATGGAATGTGGGGACAAACATATCCCGAATTCGCCGAGAAGCTTGGACCTTAGGGGGGCTTTATTCTATTCTTCTAATGAATACTTTGAGAAGGTTTTTCCGGATCTGGGCCGAAAGAAGTTAGATCGAACTTTGTTACATATTGGTTATATTCCCAAAACCAAAAAAGGAGAGGCGATCTCTTGGTGGACGGATATGCAAGGATTAAAGCATGGGGGAAAGATCCGACTCGGCCCGGATCAAATACATTCTCATTGGGTCAGGATCTTTAGGGATGGATATTTGTATCCAAAGGAAATTCTTTCCGATTGGAAAAAGAGTTTATTCTGGTCGGAATGCAAGGAAAGAGCGGCTAACGTATATGGCAAGACCGGTTCTTGGGAAAAGAGTTTTTGGTTCCAAGGAGCCTTGGTAAAGGACGAGAACGATTTTGTCATATACACGATCTTAAATCGAGATCCGTCCGGTTCTAGAACGGGAACGATTCAAAGATTCTATGAGTTGGTTGGATGCACTGTTCCTAGTTTGGAGTGA